The Palaemon carinicauda isolate YSFRI2023 chromosome 33, ASM3689809v2, whole genome shotgun sequence genome contains a region encoding:
- the LOC137626190 gene encoding tigger transposable element-derived protein 1-like, whose translation MGPKQANANKGSRRKSKDAIKNAKPSKGTTILSKLRSDIHDKRETVGETIICEKASRIYDDLKGKEAAEKGETSTPAETFKASRGWLDNFKKRTGIHSVARHEEAASSDLKAVADFITTFALVIAQQVFNRDETGLFWKKMPRRTFITAEEMRLPGHKPMKDRLTLALCTNACGVCKAKPLLVYHSENPRAIKSQSILKEKLQVMWRANVKAWVTQHFFTEWHLSGVYNKMRLM comes from the exons atgggtccaaagcaagcgaatgcaaacaagggtagtagaagaaaaagc aaggatgctataaagaatgccaagccttccaaaggaacaaccatcctttccaagctgcgtagtgatattcatGATAAAAGAGAAACAGTTGGCGAGACAATCATATGCGAAAAGGCCAgtcgaatctatgatgacttgaaagggaaggaagcagccgagaaaggggagacttcgacgccagcggaaaccttcaaagccagtcgtggctggctggataatttcaagaaaaggactgggatacactcggttgcaAGGCATGAAGAAGCAGCAAGTTCTGACTTAAAAGCCGTGGCAGACTTCATCACAACCTTTGCCTTGGTTATTGCCCAACAAGTCTTCAACCGTGATGAAACTggtcttttctggaagaagatgcccaggaggactttcattaCAGCAGAGGAGatgagactaccgggccataaacccatgaaggaccggttaactctagccttgtgtaccAATGCTTGCGGTGTCTGTAAGgccaagccactgctggtgtaccactctgaaaacccacgTGCTATCAAGAGCCAAAGTATCTTAAAAgagaaactgcaagtgatgtggcgcgctaatgttaaggcttgggttacccaacatttcttcacagaatgg